The DNA region ctctattaccatacaaaatatttaatttgaaaaattcaCTATATAATTCGTCTGGGGGAAAAAATGTTTGCATTTTCaaattagaattttatatttaaaattgacCAAAAGTCTTATTATTAGTCATTCTAAATTCTTCAAGTTAGATCTAGAATAAGAGGAACTTCTTCAAACTTAAAATGCTATATGTTAATAAATAGTTTATAGAGTAAATTAAAATGTTGAgtattcaattttatattattttgattcatCATAAAGGGAAAAATTTTGTgttagaaaacaaaagtgtagTAGACACTACTCTAAATGGAACATATGCAACTTTATTAACACAACTGTGGAaaccattttataaaaaaatgttccATGAAAGATTAGGACGAAAAAACGCGACTGTTGatgatgttttaattttattaaatttttttttgactataaataatagatatttttttaaaagaaaatctaaCGAAGAGAAAACGCTACATAGAtggtgtgtttttgtttttctaaaaaaaaaaaaaatcaatttacgAAAAATTACAACGAATAGAAGTAACTATTGATATTGATGGCACTTTTCAAACTATTATTATCATATAAATtcatgaattaatttttttataagacaaATGTATGGCTAGTTGTTGGATTTTGAATTCTATTTTAGATAATCTCACCAATTCAAATTAAGAGATatgtggaaaaagaaaaaagaaaaaaaaatcatcccaAAATGATATGATTTAACATCcccaataaataaattaatttgcctatctaaaattaaaaattggtttgtaaattttttttgcatctttttcttttccgaaATTTGCCCGCCAATCTCTCTGTCGATTCGTCAAAAGGGTTTCTTCCAAAGAACGACGACAAACCCCACTGAACCTACAAATCTGAAACCTCAAAATTCATGCGAAAATCACAAAACAGTGTAGATTTCAAAACCAAAAGCTTGATTCCGTACAGTGAATTTGATTTTCCCAGAAAATGGGATCTAGGGTTCCAATAGACACcatcgaagaagacgaagtgaGTCAAATCTCTTtctggggttttttttttttttgaatcgaTTTTTCAACTTGTGGGTTTTCAATTGCAGGAGTTCGATTGGGAAGCAGCAGTTAAAGAAATCGATTTGGCTTGTCTGAAAACCTcaattcctcctcctccttcttcttcttcttcttcgtcccaTTTCACTCCTTTGGCTCATCCACCAATTACGGGAAATGGCACTAAGCCTCCTGCGAAACGACAATCTACTCTCGATAGATTCATAGGAAGAACCGAGAATAAACCGGAGAATCAAGTTGTTTCAGAGCCCAATTTTGAGTGTGGTAATGACAACAGTCCTTTGGTTGGGATTGATCCTGAGACAGCTAAAACTTGGATTTATCCAGGTTTGTTGAGATTGTaacttttatgatttttgttatatatctttGTAATTTGTGTTATGGTGATGAATAAtgcgttttttgttttttgtttttgttttgggtattTTAAGTGAATGGGAGTGTTCCTCTTAGAGATTATCAGTTTGCTATAACGAAGACTGCTTTGTTTTCGAACACATTGGTGGCTTTGCCTACGGGGCTTGGCAAAACGCTTATAGCTGCAGTTGTTATGTATAATTACTTCAGATGGTTTCcacaaggtaaaaaaaacacttatagcTCTTACAATCTCTTTGCTTTACTGATTTAGAAATGTaactcttgttgttgttgttgttgttattccTAGGTAAAATTGTTTTTGCAGCACCTTCTAGGCCTCTTGTGATGCAGCAGATTGAGGCGTGTCATAATATTGTGGGAATACCACAAGTATGTCATTCTCTTTAAACAGATATATTGAGAATCTGATTATTTCTTTATTAGAATTGTAGAGATATTTCTGAGAAAATGTGGATTGAATTGATTGCAGGAATGGACTATTGACTTGACGGGTCAGACATGCCCTTCGAAAAGAGCCTTCTTGTGGAAAAGCAAAAGGGTTTTCTTTGTTACTCCACAAGTGCTTGAGAAGGATATACAGTCAGGTGATACTCGGGTTATTCTATCAAAATGTTGAGCAGAAATCTCTTTatgcttatttaatttgtattcaAATTACCATTTGATCACAGTAACCGTCTCTTTCAGGAACCTGTCTTACTAAATACTTGGTTTGCTTGGTGATCGACGAGGCACATCGAGCTTTAGGGAATTATTCTTATTGTGTTGTAGTTCGTGAGGTTTGTTGTTCTTTTAAGTAACTTTCCTTTGCTTATATCTTGGAGCATCTCTatgtgtttcttttctttctcttcgtaaatgttaaaaaaatgatCAATGTGAAGGTACCAACTAATTCCCTTAACTTTTAGTTGATGGCGGTACCAATACAGTTGAGAATACTGGCCCTTACTGCAACTCCTGGATGTAAGTGATtgactttcatttttttttggtggtggaGGTTATTATATTTCGGCACCCATTAACGGTAATGTTATTTTCAGCAAAGACACAGGCCATCCAGGGTATCATTGATAATTTGCAGATATCCACACTTGAATATCGAAATGAGAGTGACCATGATGTTTGCCCTTATGTCCACGACAGAAAATTAGAGCTAATCGAGGTTCAGTCTGGTTTCTGCATTTTCCAATCGTGTTGCTCTCCAAATTCATGTCTAATAATTTTAGCATCTTTCTAGCAGAGCAGGTTCCCTTGGGGCAAGATGCAGATGATGTATCCAAACGCCTATTTGATGTTATACGTCCATATGCAGCCAGGCTTAAAAACTTTGGGGTTAAATTCAATAGGGATTATCAAACGGTATGTGCCTCAATCCTTATATCTGTTTAACCATTAGCGTCAGTGCTCACATTTTCTTATCCACGCAAACACCAACTCATGTTTGACAGTTAAGTCCACATGAAGTACTTATGGCAAGGGATACATTTCGTCAAGCACCTCTACCAGGCCTTCCCCATGTAAATCACGGAGATGTAGAAGCTTGCTTTTCAGCTCTTATCACTCTTTATCACATTCGTAAGCTCCTCTCTAGTCATGGAATAAGACCAGCGTATGAGATGCTAGAAGAGAAACTGCGAGAAGGGTATGCTCTTACTTTCTTCTGTTGAACTGATTTGTTGGGATGCCTTCACTGGGTTTAGGTATAATAGCTTTTAATATCAAGAGAATAGTCAAATAAGTTTCTCTAAAACTATCACCTTGCCAGGCCATTTGCTAGGCTGATGAGTAAGAATGAAGATATTTGGAAGACAAAGCTTTTGATGCAGCAAAGGTTGTCACATGGAGCACCAAGCCCAAAACTTTCGAAGatgttagaaatactagttgaTCATTTCAGTAagtattctttttaattttgatctgGAGTTGATGTTAGTTCTCAGTTGTTAACTTACAATTGAACATtgttatgatcttattctatgGCTGCAGAAGTGAAAGATCCGAGGACATCACGGGTCATAATCTTCTCAAATTTTAGAGGAAGCGTAAGGTCTGTATAATTGTCGTTTGTGTTCCTTTTACTCGCCCATCATGTTTCTTCTATGCATTCACTGGATTACATTTATCTTTAGAGACATAATGGACGCCTTAAGTAATATTGGAGATCTGGTCAAAGCAACTGAGTTTATTGGCCAAAGTTCAGGTTTGTTACTTTGATTTTTACTTGTGAAACTTTCAGTTACACGGAATTATCATTTATAGCTGTAACAATGTATGTTTCTTGCAGGTAAGACACTGAAAGGGCAGTCGCAAAAAGTTCAGCAGGCAGTTTTGGAGGTACGTCTGTTTCCCTTTATCGGATTTCATGAAAATAAACTTTGATGTATCACACTGAGTCACTGATGATTTATCTTCTGCATGATATACTTGTTTTTCAATAGAAATTTAGAGCTGGTGGGTTCAATGTTATTGTTGCAACATCTATTGGCGAAGAAGGCTTGGATATCATGGAAGTCGACCTAGTTATATGTTTTGATGCTAATGTATCCCCTCTAAGGATGATTCAACGGATGGGAAGAACCGGAAGGAAAAATAATGGTCGAGTTGATATCCTTCAGCTCGCTTGATTTATGCACTTCTCATTGATTCTTCCATTACAAATCTTTGCAGTATCACCTTTTCATTGGAAAGCTATTATGCCATTCCTTGACTAGCCTTTACTAGTTCTTGCTTGTGAAGGGTCAGAAAAGAACAGCTATATGCGAAAGCAAGCAAATGGACGGGCCATTAAAAAGCACATGCGGAATGGAGGAacaaatagttttaattttcatCCGAGTCCAAGGATGGTAGGCGCTGTTAAaagctctttcttttttaatacttCGTTTTCCTTACCTTTTTGCTTCAGTTACTTCTAATAACATATCCTTGTCATGTATTAATTACAGATTCCCCATATTTATAAGCCAGAGGTTCAGCATGTTAAGTTTTCAATCAAGCAATTTATTCCACGTGGAAAGAAACTACAAGATGAATATGCCACTGAGACCCCAGCTTTCAAGAAAAAACTTACATCTGCAGAGACGGATATGCTCGCCAAGTATTACGAAACCGATGAGGAAAAGTTGAGACTGTCCTTGATTGCGTTCCCTCACTTCCAGATATCGCCATCCAAAGTGCACAAAGTAATGCACTCACGTCAAACAGGCTTGTTAATTGACGCTATGCAGCATTTCCAAGAGGCAACTATTTCAGAGCAGAGTAAAAGTTTCTTCACTGAGGTGTGGTTTATAATCCCGGTATAAATTTAGTCTTTCCATGCCTTTTGTGAAATTCACTGTTTACTTATGTGGATTCACGTACTCTATTAGTTTGGAGCTCCTTTGGGTGAAAGAGAGGAGTTTGACACAGGTCTGAGGGTTGGTGATGATCCGAAAGGTATATTTAGTCTCGTGATTTTGCTGAAGTACCTATTCTAACAGTTGCATGGATATAATTACTACCAGCTAGTAGGAGGTCGGTAAACTTCATAAGTTATCGGCTAGTAGGAGGTCTATAGGTTTATATAAGCTATGAGCTAGTAGGGTTTCTCTAGGCTTATAAGCTATAGTAATACTGCAGCTTCTCGTGTTTAGAGTGTGTTATTAGCCCCACTATCGACCAGGCCATAAGTGATTTGATCGAAGTCTATAAGCATCTAGTCCTATACATTAGTGACAATTTCATTTGGGTTTGTGAGAAATGACATGGTGCTTTATAAAAAAGTATGTTCATACTATATCCAAGACCATTTAGGAAGATATTATCACCTAAGAGAGCAGAGAGTATATCCTAAAAtagtctttttggtttttgttttcgtatATATTCTATTTCAGATGTATTGTATATATGCTTACATAAGCTATATTTTGTCAAATAATAACTGGAGTGCTAATGTATATCTACTGTATTTATGGGCAGATTTACCCTCTTTCTGTGACTGGGAAGTCAACACATCACAGAGAAACGCAAAACAAATAGTTGAATCTCCCACAAGCACCTTAGAGACTACAGAGAAAGATTACGAAGAATCTTCACTCACACACCGTTATCTTTTCAGTTCCGAATGTGCATCCGTTGATACTCTGGGGAAGGTCTTCGTAATGCCGgttcctctttctttcttttctaatctACCAGCGTCAAAATATATGCCTTGTGCTCAAACAGAAAAACAACAATCTTTCCTGAATAGATCGCACATTGACTTTGGTCCGATTCCGATAGATACTTCCACAAAAAAACGGCAAGATAATAATATTTCATGCAAGTTAAGGCAAAGATCCTCGCCAGACGGTGCCAATGAGCCACTAGAGACTTGTAGCCTTGTGAAAGGGCATTCCACCGATGTAGGTAAAGGTGATGTCGAGAATTGTGTTGGAGAAATTGTGCTATCATCGGATGAAGATGACTGTGAGGATTTGGAGCTTAGTCCAAGGCTCACTAATTTTATCAAGAGTGGCGTTGTTCCAGAGTCACCCGTCTATGACCAAGGTTAGTGTTATATTTTGAACATTTAGTATGTGTTAGAGGTGGAAATATAACTAGATAGCTACCAATGTTTGCATCCGCCTTTGAGTCCCAATACATTGGATGCATCAATCATAGTGCTTGGAATTGTGGATGCAATTGGCTGCAACCACAGAGCTTTGGTGTTACTGTATAAGTATagtaaagaaattttttatatacGTAAAGTTCTATGAAAAAGTTAGAGAAATCtggatttacaaaattttaatttattgatgtGGATGAGTGGAATTAATGGAATGTTGTAGTTAAGCTCtgttaaatagttttttatatttcagGCAATAGTAACCTCCACGAGAACAGGACTCGGAAAACAATGAAAACATCCGAAATTTGaaccatatttaaaaaatttggaaacttaTTTACTTTGATCTGTAAAGATTTTCTAACCCGTCTTTAAAATATTTGGAAATAATGCTGTAGGAGTTGCAGAAGAAgcgaga from Camelina sativa cultivar DH55 chromosome 3, Cs, whole genome shotgun sequence includes:
- the LOC104777475 gene encoding ATP-dependent DNA helicase mph1-like, which produces MGSRVPIDTIEEDEEFDWEAAVKEIDLACLKTSIPPPPSSSSSSSHFTPLAHPPITGNGTKPPAKRQSTLDRFIGRTENKPENQVVSEPNFECGNDNSPLVGIDPETAKTWIYPVNGSVPLRDYQFAITKTALFSNTLVALPTGLGKTLIAAVVMYNYFRWFPQGKIVFAAPSRPLVMQQIEACHNIVGIPQEWTIDLTGQTCPSKRAFLWKSKRVFFVTPQVLEKDIQSGTCLTKYLVCLVIDEAHRALGNYSYCVVVRELMAVPIQLRILALTATPGSKTQAIQGIIDNLQISTLEYRNESDHDVCPYVHDRKLELIEVPLGQDADDVSKRLFDVIRPYAARLKNFGVKFNRDYQTLSPHEVLMARDTFRQAPLPGLPHVNHGDVEACFSALITLYHIRKLLSSHGIRPAYEMLEEKLREGPFARLMSKNEDIWKTKLLMQQRLSHGAPSPKLSKMLEILVDHFKVKDPRTSRVIIFSNFRGSVRDIMDALSNIGDLVKATEFIGQSSGKTLKGQSQKVQQAVLEKFRAGGFNVIVATSIGEEGLDIMEVDLVICFDANVSPLRMIQRMGRTGRKNNGRVVVLACEGSEKNSYMRKQANGRAIKKHMRNGGTNSFNFHPSPRMIPHIYKPEVQHVKFSIKQFIPRGKKLQDEYATETPAFKKKLTSAETDMLAKYYETDEEKLRLSLIAFPHFQISPSKVHKVMHSRQTGLLIDAMQHFQEATISEQSKSFFTEFGAPLGEREEFDTGLRVGDDPKDLPSFCDWEVNTSQRNAKQIVESPTSTLETTEKDYEESSLTHRYLFSSECASVDTLGKVFVMPVPLSFFSNLPASKYMPCAQTEKQQSFLNRSHIDFGPIPIDTSTKKRQDNNISCKLRQRSSPDGANEPLETCSLVKGHSTDVGKGDVENCVGEIVLSSDEDDCEDLELSPRLTNFIKSGVVPESPVYDQGVAEEARREEDLDLPKISSPMRFSNELAEEPSFPGTNVHHKRSDYHTALKTNEVRTPQKEDCLANGTECLDVSLVPEEWRTPLANLTNTNSSASKDWRVGSGEKSETLRQPRKLKRLRRLGDCSSAVKENNPGITDANPMRSRSRSDKQIRGKKKMSVDDDARVFIDAEAEVSSGAEMSADENEDVTGDSFEDSFIDDGTMPTANTQAESGKVDMMAVYRRSLLSQSPLPARFRYLAASSPSPYSAGPLKRINESRSDSDKSLSSLRTPQTTNSESNQDAMVIGNFSVVQISSDSRKRKFSLCNSGNAPVINLESKFAAHAQATEKESFEGVRSNAGALEHNGDDDDDDAFFATLDFDAMEAQATLLLSKQRSEAKEKEHATRIPHQGKQRSDAVEKDAPSFDLGLW